ATGCCGTGGTCGACCACCACGAGGAAGCCGGCGCCCGTGCAGGCCGCGCCGACGGCGGCGGCCACCTCGGCGTCGGGGCCGGCGAGGGACACGACGGGGATCTCGATCATGGGGCCATCGTGGCCCCTCCGTGTGTCGGGCGGGTTTCCGTGCCGTCAGCGGTAGACGTTGCTGACGGTGGCGATGTCGGCGCCGTCGGGGCCCTCGTCGGCGGCCCGGGCCAGCTGGTCGCGCGTCGCCGCGGTGGCGGGGACGTCGCGCCCGGCGGTGGCGGCCAGCTCCACGGCCAGGCGGGCGTCCTTGGCGCCGAGGGCGGTGCTCCACCAGGCCTCCTGCTCGCCGGTCAGGACGCCGTCGAAGCGGTTGCCGAGCACGCCGGGCACCAGGGGCGTGCCCTCCAGCAGCTCCCGCAGCTGGTCATCGTCGAGGCCGCCGGCCCGGCCCACCGCGGTGGCCTCGGACAGGGCGACCACGGCGTCGAGGAGCAGGACGTTGGCGGTGAGCTTCGCTGCGCTGGCCTGCGCGGCGGTGGGGTAGCGGCGGACGGTCTCGGTGAGGTCGGCCAGCACCGGCTCGACGACCCGGGTGGCGGCCTCGTTCCCGCCCAGCAGGTAGGTGGCCGTGCCGCCGCCGACCCCGGCCGGCGGGCCCAGGATCGGCATGGCCGCGAAGGTGGCGATCACGGCCTCCAGCTCCCGGCTGGTGGTGGGCGAGACGGTGGAGGTGTCGATGTACGCGGTGCCGTCGGTGATGGCGGCGCGGACCCCGCCGTCGCCCAGGGCGACCTCCCGGACGGCGTCGTCGGCGGAGAGGCTGCTCAGCGCCAGGTCCACGCCGGTGACGGCCTCGCCCACGGTCGGGGCCTCCGACGCGCCGGCCGCGACCAGGTCGGGGGCCCGCCCGGGCGTCCGGTTCCAGATCGCCACGGTGTGGCCGGCGTCGAGGAGGCGACCGGCGAGGGCCTGGCCCATGTGTCCCATCCCGAGCACTGCGATGTCCATGGGGCCCATCCTGCCGACGCGATCGGCCCGGTCCCACCCGGGGGCGTCCGGGCGGGGGCTCAGGGGTCGATGGTCTGGAGCTCGCCGGTCTCCCGGCTGGTGGTCCAGAGCCGGCCGGTGCCGGGATCCACGGCCACCGTGTTGGCCTGCTGGACGGTGGGGATGCGGTCGACCTCGACCGGCTCCTCGCCGGAGACGTCGAGGCCGACCAGCTCGTTGGTGGCCGTGAGCGTCACCCAGACGACGTCGGCCTCGGGGTCGTAGGCGATCCCGTAGGGGGTGCCCTCGAGGGGGAGGGTCGCGACCTCCTCCAGGGGGTCGGTCGAGAACACGCGGATGGCGTCGCCCCGGGTGTCGGCCACGACCAGGCGGCCGTCGGTGGTGGCGACCAGGTGGGTGGGGCCCTCACCGCCCGGCACGGTGTCCACCCGCTCCTCGGCGGCCACGTCGTAGGTCGACACGGTGAAGTCCCCCACGTCGACCACGCCGGCGACGTCGTCGCGCGCCGCGACCACGCCCCCCGGCTGGTCCCGGTCGTCGAAGGTGTGGACCACGTCGCCGTCGTCCACCACCGACAGGGTGCCGCTGAACTCGTCGCCCACCAGGATCCGGCCCGACGCCACGGCGTCGGCGTCGTGGGGGTACTCGCCCACCTCGGTCTGGGTGGTCTCCCCGCCGGGGAGCGCCACGGTCACCAGGGTGTTGGAGTCCTCGGCGGGCACGAGGACCGGGCCCCCGGGGCCGGCCAGGCGCAGGTGCCGGGCGTGGCCGGGCAGGGCCACCCGCCGGAGCTCCTCGCCGGTCTCGCCCTGGATCAGCACCAGCTCGGTGGCGTTGCGGACGGCCACGGCCAGGATGTCGGTCTCGTCGTCGTAGACCATGCCCTCGGGCTGGGGGGCCAGGTCGCGGACCTCGCCGGCCGGGGCCACCTCGGGCACGGGGGACTCGGCCGGCTCGGCCGCGCCCAGGGGCTCGGTGGTGGTGGCGTCGTCGGAGCCGCCGTCGTCGCCGCAGGCGGCGGCCAGGAGGACGAGGGCGAGGGCGACGACGAGGAGGCGGGTGGGGCGGGGCACCCGGTCCACCCTGTCACAGGGGCTGCGGGCCGCGTCCGCGGGGGCGTCAGCCCGACGGGGCCGCCAGGGCGCGCAGGGCCTCCTCGGTGGCTGCGTCGGAGGGGAAGAACAGCTCCACGGCCAGCTCGTCGAGGGTGATGTCGCGGGGCGAGCCGAAGGTGGTCAGGGTGGTGAACATCGACAGCACCGTCGACCCGACCTCCAGCTCGCAGGGCACGAGCAGGTCGGGCTCGGCCCGGGGCGAGGCCCAGTCGAGCCGCGCCCGGAGGTCGACCACGTTCGGGTAGGTGCCGACCTCGGCCTCGAGGGCGGCCAGCTCGGCGTCGCCGGTCACGGCGACCAGCCGGCGGAGCTGGGCCAGCAGGTAGCGACCCCAGTCCTCGAGGTTGCGGGTGTGGGCGGCCAGGCCATCGGGGTGGAGGCCGGCGCGGAACATGTTCAGCGGGGGCCCCGCCAGGTCGGCCGGCAGCAGCCCGGTGAGGGTGGCTGCGGGCCCGTTGGCCAGCACCACGTCCCAGTGGCGGTCGAGCACCACGCCCGGGAACGGGGCGTGGGCGTCGAGCAGGCGCTGCAGCGAGGCCTGGACCCGGGCCATGCCCGGTGAGTCGAGGGGCGCTTCGCCGTACCGGGGGGCGAACCCGGCCGCCAGGAGGAGGGTGTTGCGCTCGCGCAGGGGCACGGCCAGGCCCTCGGCCAGGGCCAGCACCAGCTCGGGGCTGGGCCGGGAGCGACCGGTCTCCACGAAGCTCAGGTGCTTGGGCGAGACGCCGACGTCGTGGGCCAGGTCCATCTGGCTCCGCCCCCGCCGGGCCCGCCAGTCCCGCAGGAGGGGGCCGACGCCGCCCGCGGCGGTGCGGCTCACCGTGCACCGCCCGGGCGGTGCTCGGAGGGGGAGGGCGGGCCCGGCGGTCGTCCGTGGGTCATGGCCCCACCCTCCCGGCTGGGGTGCGCCCCGGCAAGCACCTCCGAGGTAGTGGCCGCGCTACCTCACAGGTGATCGCACCGCGGCCCGCC
Above is a window of Iamia majanohamensis DNA encoding:
- a CDS encoding NAD(P)-dependent oxidoreductase, with the protein product MDIAVLGMGHMGQALAGRLLDAGHTVAIWNRTPGRAPDLVAAGASEAPTVGEAVTGVDLALSSLSADDAVREVALGDGGVRAAITDGTAYIDTSTVSPTTSRELEAVIATFAAMPILGPPAGVGGGTATYLLGGNEAATRVVEPVLADLTETVRRYPTAAQASAAKLTANVLLLDAVVALSEATAVGRAGGLDDDQLRELLEGTPLVPGVLGNRFDGVLTGEQEAWWSTALGAKDARLAVELAATAGRDVPATAATRDQLARAADEGPDGADIATVSNVYR
- a CDS encoding YncE family protein, producing the protein MPRPTRLLVVALALVLLAAACGDDGGSDDATTTEPLGAAEPAESPVPEVAPAGEVRDLAPQPEGMVYDDETDILAVAVRNATELVLIQGETGEELRRVALPGHARHLRLAGPGGPVLVPAEDSNTLVTVALPGGETTQTEVGEYPHDADAVASGRILVGDEFSGTLSVVDDGDVVHTFDDRDQPGGVVAARDDVAGVVDVGDFTVSTYDVAAEERVDTVPGGEGPTHLVATTDGRLVVADTRGDAIRVFSTDPLEEVATLPLEGTPYGIAYDPEADVVWVTLTATNELVGLDVSGEEPVEVDRIPTVQQANTVAVDPGTGRLWTTSRETGELQTIDP
- a CDS encoding helix-turn-helix domain-containing protein: MSRTAAGGVGPLLRDWRARRGRSQMDLAHDVGVSPKHLSFVETGRSRPSPELVLALAEGLAVPLRERNTLLLAAGFAPRYGEAPLDSPGMARVQASLQRLLDAHAPFPGVVLDRHWDVVLANGPAATLTGLLPADLAGPPLNMFRAGLHPDGLAAHTRNLEDWGRYLLAQLRRLVAVTGDAELAALEAEVGTYPNVVDLRARLDWASPRAEPDLLVPCELEVGSTVLSMFTTLTTFGSPRDITLDELAVELFFPSDAATEEALRALAAPSG